In one window of Nicotiana tabacum cultivar K326 chromosome 12, ASM71507v2, whole genome shotgun sequence DNA:
- the LOC107792989 gene encoding vascular-related unknown protein 4-like, protein MDNYSACNKGLSYSANYSDENPEESSWTFYLQDFMSNNNEQITSSYSGFENNSLSSDAASLAPYELTNNRNGAIDITENNTNFGSKKRKMKRAVAAVDDDLEDTASSPVNSPKVSYMDQLCISQKGKSTASIFEGKGNATGQMMTSGLNVSTKENDCTELKKKGLCLVPVSMFTKYNMD, encoded by the exons ATGGATAATTATTCTGCATGTAATAAGGGGTTATCTTATAGTGCAAATTACTCAGATGAAAATCCAGAGGAGAGTAGTTGGACATTCTACTTACAAGATTTCATGTCCAACAATAATGAACAAATTACTTCTTCATATTCTGGTTTTGAAAATAATTCCCTTTCCTCTGATGCTGCTTCTTTAGCACCTTATGAACTTACCAATAATAGAAATGGTGCTATAGACATTACTGAAAATAATACGAATTTTGGTTCCAAAAAGAGAAAGATGAAAagagcagtagcagcagtagatGATGATCTTGAAGATACAGCTAGTTCACCTGTCAATAGCCCCAAG GTTTCTTATATGGATCAGTTGTGCATTAGTCAGAAAGGGAAGAGCACTGCAAGTATTTttgag GGAAAGGGAAATGCCACTGGCCAGATGATGACTAGTGGATTGAATGTTTCTACAAAGGAAAATGACTGTACAGAACTGAAGAAAAAAGGATTATGTTTAGTACCTGTATCCATGTTCACAAAGTATAACATGGATTAG